A genomic region of Notamacropus eugenii isolate mMacEug1 chromosome 3, mMacEug1.pri_v2, whole genome shotgun sequence contains the following coding sequences:
- the LLPH gene encoding protein LLP homolog, with product MAKSLRSKWKRKMRAEKRKKNAPKELSRLKSILKIGGDVLMEEVKDIATVVAPEKIKEKTDSVGKDQEGESKMEVDVKRNKKSLLDEHGQYPLWMHPRQRKKLKAKRGKGKNKVKAAKAAKGLAW from the exons ATGGCAAAAAGCCTACGGAGTAAGTGGAAAAGGAAGATGCgggcagaaaagagaaagaaaaatgcaccGAAGGAGCTTAGTCGCTTAAAAAGTATACTTAAAATAGGTGGTGATGTTTTAATGGAAGAGGTAAAGGACATAGCAACTGTGGTGGCACCtgaaaaaatcaaagagaaaacagaCTCTGTGGGGAAAGATCAAGAGG gTGAATCGAAAATGGAAGTGGatgttaaaagaaacaaaaagagtcTTTTAGATGAACATGGACAGTACCCTCTTTGGATGCACCCTAGGCAAAGGAAAAAACTAAAGGCAAAAcggggaaaagggaaaaacaaagtgAAGGCAGCAAAAGCAGCAAAGGGTCTGGCCTGGTAG